A region of Clostridium acetobutylicum ATCC 824 DNA encodes the following proteins:
- a CDS encoding Cof-type HAD-IIB family hydrolase, with product MNKKIIFFDIDGTLLVHNGKESTIPYSTKEALKKLKEKGHNLFICSGRPIRFAIQEFQEMVDGYICCNGTYIVYNGKCIYNKLIDKDTLKYLIKEFCKLGISASFSGAYNGYSYNMSSEKIHQMNRFYKTENPYILDNWNIEEIEANNVDVFFKNNEHMEKCIKYLEHKLIFNTHKPYLSADVSFKNWDKSKGIEYLVKYMKRDMKDTMAFGDGKNDITMLKTVNIGIAMGNAVDEVKNKADMVTDSAADDGIYNALNKLHLI from the coding sequence ATGAATAAAAAAATAATTTTTTTTGATATCGATGGTACATTGTTAGTTCATAATGGTAAAGAATCTACTATACCGTATAGCACTAAAGAAGCACTTAAAAAGCTTAAGGAAAAGGGGCATAATTTATTTATTTGCAGTGGAAGACCTATAAGATTTGCTATTCAAGAATTTCAAGAAATGGTTGATGGATATATTTGTTGTAATGGTACGTATATTGTATATAACGGTAAGTGTATATATAATAAACTTATAGATAAAGATACTTTAAAGTATTTAATAAAGGAATTTTGTAAGCTGGGTATAAGTGCAAGTTTTAGTGGTGCGTACAATGGGTATTCATATAATATGAGCTCAGAAAAAATACACCAAATGAATAGGTTTTACAAGACTGAAAATCCATATATTTTAGATAATTGGAACATTGAAGAGATTGAAGCAAACAATGTAGATGTATTTTTTAAGAATAATGAACATATGGAGAAGTGCATAAAATATCTTGAACATAAGCTAATATTCAATACACATAAACCTTATTTGTCTGCAGATGTTTCTTTTAAGAATTGGGATAAGTCCAAGGGAATAGAATATTTAGTTAAGTATATGAAAAGAGATATGAAGGATACAATGGCCTTTGGAGATGGAAAAAATGATATTACAATGCTTAAAACAGTGAATATTGGTATTGCCATGGGAAATGCAGTGGATGAAGTGAAAAATAAGGCGGATATGGTAACAGATAGTGCTGCTGATGATGGCATTTATAATGCTCTTAATAAACTTCATTTGATATAG
- a CDS encoding radical SAM protein, translating into MVYEGIVYRPPSEAYSLIIQITVGCSHNRCSFCSMYKEKQFRIRSVKEIFEDLYEAREIYSRVNKIFLADGDALVIEKDILKKILLKIKELFPECKRIGIYAAPRDILNKSEEDLIELKSTGLSIVYMGIESGNDSILNEIHKGVTSKEIVEAGQKVKKSGIKLSVTLISGIGGKNKIKENAVESAKVINLINPDYIGILTLMVEKGTEIYKKVQKDEFELLSPKENMIEMKELIENINVKEECVFRSNHASNYASIGGTLPYDKRKMLSIIDDILEGKYGYKAENLRRL; encoded by the coding sequence TTGGTTTATGAAGGAATAGTTTACAGGCCGCCTAGTGAAGCTTACAGTCTGATAATTCAGATTACTGTAGGATGCTCCCATAATAGATGTAGTTTTTGTAGTATGTATAAAGAAAAACAATTTAGGATAAGAAGCGTAAAGGAAATATTTGAAGATTTATATGAGGCTAGGGAGATATATTCTAGGGTTAATAAAATATTCTTAGCTGATGGAGATGCTCTTGTGATTGAAAAAGACATCTTAAAAAAGATATTATTAAAGATAAAGGAGCTGTTTCCTGAGTGTAAAAGAATTGGAATATATGCAGCACCTAGAGATATTTTAAATAAGTCTGAGGAAGATTTAATAGAATTAAAAAGTACTGGACTTTCTATAGTTTATATGGGAATAGAAAGTGGAAATGATAGTATTCTAAATGAAATACACAAAGGGGTTACTTCAAAGGAAATAGTAGAAGCTGGACAAAAAGTAAAAAAAAGTGGCATTAAACTTTCAGTAACATTAATATCGGGGATAGGTGGAAAGAATAAAATTAAGGAGAATGCAGTAGAGTCTGCGAAGGTTATAAATTTAATAAATCCAGATTATATAGGTATTTTGACACTTATGGTAGAGAAGGGGACAGAAATTTATAAAAAGGTGCAGAAGGATGAGTTTGAACTTCTAAGTCCTAAAGAAAACATGATTGAAATGAAAGAGCTTATTGAAAATATAAATGTAAAAGAAGAATGTGTTTTTAGAAGCAATCATGCATCCAATTATGCAAGTATAGGTGGGACACTACCATACGACAAAAGAAAAATGCTATCTATAATTGATGATATTTTAGAGGGAAAATATGGATACAAGGCCGAAAATTTAAGAAGATTATAG
- a CDS encoding glycoside hydrolase family 113, protein MIKRRTGVKVFLGLCSIVLIGILILSNVSSTVGAYEAFLYNKLHGKTLNSCFRTKIKSGNLSVDYTVNQAIKDIDSMNLNTVNVPIEVDISDLDAGSISVNEKSVKKAKNIIDELNKRNVNVILEPYPWINKGQDYETNMHPKDINKFFKVWKNDVIGKIINQVAVPKRVDALCIASNFVNLEEYSDKWCDIIDFARGRYKGLITYKTNWWYTASWDEESKKKFQEKLNNKVFSKVDYISVAAYFEITDNAVNNVDYIKNSLYATTVNGRGQRIVDELEQLHKKWNKPIFFGELGFPRRNYASKQPWNPEPSSVENGEEQARCFEAYRMVFTEDWFLGFSVFAIGNTNGVKNYYPSNRSKKIIKEWFN, encoded by the coding sequence TTGATAAAGAGAAGAACAGGTGTAAAAGTTTTTTTGGGGTTATGCAGCATAGTTCTTATAGGAATACTGATTTTGAGCAATGTTTCTAGTACAGTTGGAGCATATGAAGCGTTTTTATACAATAAATTACATGGAAAAACACTTAATTCATGTTTTAGAACAAAAATAAAGTCTGGAAATTTATCTGTGGATTATACAGTTAATCAGGCTATTAAAGATATAGACAGTATGAACTTAAACACTGTAAATGTACCAATTGAAGTTGATATATCTGATTTGGATGCAGGATCTATTTCGGTTAATGAGAAAAGTGTTAAGAAAGCTAAAAACATTATAGATGAATTAAATAAAAGGAATGTAAATGTTATATTAGAACCTTATCCTTGGATAAATAAAGGACAAGATTATGAAACTAATATGCACCCTAAGGATATAAATAAATTTTTTAAGGTTTGGAAAAATGATGTAATAGGTAAGATAATAAATCAAGTTGCTGTTCCTAAGAGAGTAGATGCTTTATGTATTGCTTCAAATTTTGTTAATCTTGAAGAATATAGTGATAAGTGGTGTGATATAATAGATTTTGCAAGAGGTAGGTATAAAGGATTAATAACATATAAGACTAATTGGTGGTATACAGCTTCTTGGGATGAGGAATCGAAGAAAAAGTTTCAAGAGAAGCTTAATAATAAGGTTTTTTCAAAGGTTGATTATATTTCTGTAGCAGCATATTTTGAAATAACAGACAATGCTGTTAACAATGTGGATTACATAAAGAATAGCTTATATGCAACAACTGTAAATGGAAGAGGGCAAAGGATTGTTGACGAGTTAGAACAACTACATAAAAAGTGGAATAAACCAATATTCTTTGGAGAATTAGGTTTTCCGAGAAGGAACTATGCATCTAAGCAGCCTTGGAATCCAGAGCCATCTAGCGTAGAAAATGGAGAAGAACAAGCGAGATGTTTTGAAGCGTATAGAATGGTATTTACGGAGGATTGGTTTTTGGGTTTCTCTGTTTTTGCTATAGGTAATACTAACGGAGTTAAAAATTACTATCCATCAAATAGAAGTAAGAAGATTATAAAAGAATGGTTTAATTAA